A stretch of the Panicum virgatum strain AP13 chromosome 9N, P.virgatum_v5, whole genome shotgun sequence genome encodes the following:
- the LOC120691203 gene encoding uncharacterized protein LOC120691203, translating to MVLHCAATLTISPPAARPCRLHHGACGARPHPAAAPARTLGLGHLPRLVSGGGGDARADRAVCRVRRRVRYEEDEDEEDDEEWGHNEDVARMERYTEDARDQALLVKARVDDEVEVVLVFKGFSSSLSGGTAADPARSILPERAIIQSVDVVKGPFDPNNIEYLEKGVEWDDFKSRLQ from the exons ATGGTGCTGCACTGCGCCGCCACACTGACCATCTCTCCGCCCGCCGCCAGACCCTGCCGCCTCCACCACGGCGCCTGCGGAGCGCGCCCGCACCCGGCCGCTGCCCCAGCGCGCACTCTCGGTCTCGGGCACCTGCCCCGCCtcgtcagcggcggcggcggcgatgcgcgCGCGGACAGAGCCGTCTGCCGCGTGAGGCGGCGGGTGCGgtacgaggaggacgaggacgaggaagaCGACGAGGAGTGGGGGCACAACGAGGACGTCGCGAGGATGGAGCGGTACACCGAGGACGCGCGCGACCAGGCGCTGCTGGTGAAGGCCCGGGTCGACGACGAGGTGGAGGTCGTGCTCGTCTTCAAG GGCTTCTCGTCGAGCTTGAGCGGGGGaacggcggcggatccggcgaggAGCATCCTGCCGGAGAGAGCGATCATACAGTCGGTGGACGTGGTGAAGGGGCCGTTTGACCCCAACAACATCGAGTACCTGGAGAAGGGGGTGGAATGGGACGACTTCAAGAGCCGCCTCCAATAG